One genomic window of Brienomyrus brachyistius isolate T26 chromosome 16, BBRACH_0.4, whole genome shotgun sequence includes the following:
- the atp5pf gene encoding ATP synthase-coupling factor 6, mitochondrial has translation MALNSLFQLSKLLHSALSGTLRRNIGISAVVFNRAKDLDPVQKLFLDKIREYNSNSKTTGGVVDAGPAYQKNLSEEMTKLQRLYGGGDLTKFPDFKFPEPKLDEVASK, from the exons ATGGCACTAAATAGCTTGTTCCAGCTATCTAAGTTGCTGCATTCTGCGCTTTCTGGAACTCTGCGGAGGAACATCGGGATATCTGCCGTGGTCTTCAACCGAGCTAAGGACCTCGACCCTGTGCAAAAGCTTTTCTTAGACAAGATCCGCGAGTATAACTCTAATAGCAA GACCACGGGAGGTGTGGTTGATGCCGGTCCAGCATATCAAAAGAACCTGTCTGAGGAGATGACCAAACTCCAGCGCTTATATGGGGGTGGTGACCTCACCAAATTTCCAGACTTCAAGTTTCCTG AGCCCAAACTGGATGAGGTGGCGTCTAAGTGA
- the LOC125709975 gene encoding cysteine and tyrosine-rich protein 1-like — MSMDRARVPGIQPCWTFLRDTLLICLFVGGSLAQCEDCLDYCCEGSSPFCCSYYAYVGDVLSGTAISGIVFAVVFVMGAAAGIFLCVCMCVKNGRSSRVDVLRASHINTITQGYPGPPPPYTYDYEMFPHHVPPPPYTPTPPRMTSYPPPPPYPGHTWK; from the exons ATGAGCATGGACAGAGCGCGTGTCCCCGGCATCCAGCCCTGCTGGACCTTCCTCAGGGATACACTGCTCATTTGTCTGTTCGTCG GTGGGAGTTTGGCCCAGTGTGAGGACTGCCTGGACTACTGTTGTGAGGGATCATCTCCCTTCTGCTGCTCGTACTACGCCTACGTGGGGGATGTTCTTTC GGGCACAGCTATTTCAGGGATCGTGTTCgctgttgtttttgtcatgGGTGCTGCGGCTGGCATTTTcttatgcgtgtgcatgtgtgtgaaaaATGGGCGTAGTTCCAGAGTAGATGTCCTCAGAGCTTCCCACATCAACACCATCACCCAAGGATATCCAG GTCCACCTCCACCTTACACCTACGACTATGAGATGTTCCCCCACCATGTCCCTCCTCCACCCTACACCCCAACCCCACCCAGGATGACCAGctaccctcctcctcctccttaccCAGGGCATACTTGGAAGTAA